Within Vicia villosa cultivar HV-30 ecotype Madison, WI unplaced genomic scaffold, Vvil1.0 scaffold7, whole genome shotgun sequence, the genomic segment ATACTTTaacattcaaataaaatcaattttcttgaCAAGACATGCATATATGATAATTTAACATGCCACTCGCAGTTAAACATGGCACCCCCAAACACAATGAAAAGACTAAAATGTCCAAAATGTAAAATTTACAAAACATTTCCAAATTTACGTGACATCTCGGCATTTTTCAAATTTACAGGCGATACCGAAAATTTCACGAAAAACAGTAAGACTTACGGTATATTTGCGAAAGTTACGGTAgttataaattttttgaaaataccagaaatttcaaactTTTCGGTAACTTGTAGTTTTtctaatttttctctttttttatttgtttcagtGAGGACCAGAGGCAGAGACGGTACAGTAGCCGACAAGACCATTGATAGAGCCGCAGCGACTCGTGTTAGAGATGAGGAGGCACGGGCTTCAGAGCTTAGAGTTGGACACCATCCTCCAGCCGGTTCTCATAAAAAACGGTTGGCGGAGCAGGCGGCACAATTCCGCCCACCACGTCGTCAGAGACATGCACCTACCCAGGAGCCTGCTGTTGAGGAGCCTGTTGTTGAGGAGCATGTTGCTGAAGAGCCTGTTGTTGAGGAGCTTGTAGTTGAGCATAAAAACCTAAGCACTACCGGAAGATTCAGGACGTTTCAGCATCTTCATTATATCGTTAACGGATCTTTGGATCTgagcatccaactcgatcggacctttCGTTATCCTACGGCAAAATGATCTCCACACggccttcacatcttcatcattcttcaactcgattaggttgtatttcacccttccatttgtATCAATTCAGTCCTCCCGAAACTCGATCTTTGTCACCCTTCTGTTATCTGAATCAGGCAGCAATTCGTTCATCTTTTCTTTCAACCTTGCAAGAGATGTGGTGTCATCTGGAATTTTGAATTCCACTGCAGGGTTTCTTCCATTGAAATACACTTTCACACCAATCAGAAATTCAGGAATAGACATTTCTGAAAGATGTATTACTCAACACCACATGCCCCTATTTGTACACGTGACGGAGAATCCTAGGCCACATAATTTGTAGGTGCAATCGTAGCCCTTCAAAAGTATCGGCAAAATCCAAACCGTTTAaaagaaaaaccctaaaaatgaaaCTACCGGAAATTTCAGTATGTCAAAAATTTCCGATATCACGTAAATTTGAAATTTACGGTATTCCGTAAATTTAGCAGGGAGTACCGGAAATTTTGGTTGTACCAGAAATTTTGTCCggacattgtttatgtttcattagagacatttctaaaaaaaatatggGGGTTGCCATGTATAATTTTAGGGGTGGCATGTTAGATCGTCTGCATTTATCCGAGAATGCATGTAGACAATCACACAGAGAAAGGGGTGTGTTGTGGGTGATATTGAGTCTCACACTTGAGAATAAATATACAAGGCATGTGTCAAATACTCATATCTTTTTTTTGGGTTTGAAAATACTCATATATTTAACATGATTTAAATCAAGTTATGCCCATTTGCTATCATAATCTCATGAGCCTAACTAAAAGATTGAGTCGTTGTAGTTTGTTACTCACACATTGGACAAGTTGTTTGTACAAATTTTAAAACTGCTTTCAAACTTTCAGTTCTTGTTACCCTTTTTCCTATCCAAGAACATCAGGCTTCAAAATAGTTCCATCATGAAAATTGTCATTGCCACAAGAGTTAATCAATTTTTCATTGAAGTGGGAACCCAAGAAACAGTTgttgaaatcaaaagaaaaatagaacAAATCCATGGTGTTCCAGTGGCTTACCAAATCCTAACAGTTTCTGGATGGGAACTAGTTGATGGATTAGACATGGAAGACTATCCAATAGTCACTGAAGGCACAAAAGTTGATCTCACCATCAAGCcaggggaatcagataccattaaCTATAATAGCAAGATGCAAATCACAATAAAGTTTCCAGCTAAACGGACTAACATAGAAGTGGACCAGACCGATACCGTCCATAGCTTGAAGGAAAAAATTCACATCATTGATAGTGCCCCCATCAAAAGAATGTCACTTTTCTTTTTAGGGAAGGAACTAGATGATGATTTTCGAAACCTAAATGAGTATGGTATTTGTGAATTTTCTGAAATTATTGTATTCCTCAGGACGACGCATCGGTCCAAAGAACCAGCAGCTAGGAAGGTTAGCTTTGTGGTACAAACTTCCACTAGTTTGCTTAATGCAGCCACCATTCCAATGGAGATGAGAGATATAAGCACTATTAATGACTTGAAGCAGCTGCTGCTATGCAGAAAAATTCTGCCAGTTGATGACTATCTGTTTATACACAGGCAGAGGATCATGCGTGATAGTTGTAGTCTTAGGTGGCATGGAGTTGAAAATGGCGACTATCTCTACGTGTTCAAAGGGACGGTTAGTCGCAGTGCCTGAGATTGAAGCTATCAtaataattatgaatttatttGTCTTAGGTTGTTTTGTGCATTGTTTGTCATTTAGAATGGGAAGTTGAAGAACATTATACATTAAACTTCATTGTTTTACTCATAAGCATACACatgtttaaattttaaaagaattttttgtCTAGAAATTTTAAGATTTTACTATCTCTATATGTTATACCTGCTACTTATACAAATTTATGACTCTtcaaaattaaatagaataaaaagaaaatagtaaTGATTCCATTAATGTAGACGCACATTTGTATTAACATCACTCAATAACTTTAATAGCCTCAGTAATCTCCAaagaaaaaacagaaaagaaCTATATCAGATAACAGTTCTTGTTCATTAGATGCAAATATTCCTATTGGAACTGATGGGTTAGATGATTCACAATTTTGTGGGATTGTGGAAATGTTTTTAGATTTTCAATTCAATTGAATAAAAGTGATTGTAAAAAATTGTAACTTGCTGGCCCCTGCTTCTATCTTAGTCATTGTATATAACTGCTAAAAATACTTAGCGAAAAGCGAGAGATACATACCCCTCTAGGCCTGCCTAGCTATCGAATGCTAGACACGCCTCTCATATGTTAGTTCGCAGAATGACTCAATACATACCCCTAGGCCTGCCTAACTATCGAATGCTAGACATATCTCTCATATGTTAGTTCGCAGAATGACTCATTCGGCTTTAGATTCACTGCCAATGATAAGCAAGTTGTTTAAGAATATCATCCCTATCCAATAAAATATCTGTCATACCTTTCCTTTAGTAAAGTCTCCCCTAGATAAGTAACAAACAAAGGCAGAATGCTTTATTCCATAAACCATCTCAAATAGAGAAGCACCTGGGCCTGGCTCTTACGAGACCTAACATACAATTGACGTGATATATCAGACGTGTATTTTATCACAATTTTCTTCATTGATTTGTCAATCACCGTTTGTAATTCTACACTTTTCCCTCTAGAGTGCTTGTAATGCTTTAAAGGATTAAAATATGCAAACTAAATAGTTGATAATCAATAGAAAATAAATTCTTTAGTCAACAAACTAGTCTTTCTATTTGTGTGGTATCTCAAGAAAAATGAAATCTCAGCAATAAACCGCCTTTTATTAGCAGCAATGAATTTTTTACAAACATTTACAACAATGTAATATCTCCCATGTTGATACTTCTACCAATTATTGGACTTAAGATTCCTCAAGGATCTCAAATAATGTAAAAGGAAAAATACCTGGAATGTTTGACTGGATAGAACATTAAATTACCCTTGTCAAATCTGAAGAGTGGGTCCATTAAATCCCGCAAAACATAAGTTTAGGGATTCTAATTTGCTCTGCAGAAATACTTTGATTTTGGGAGATACGAGATATGGACGGGAGCAAAATTTCTTTCTCTAACCAACAGATGATCAGGCACAAAGATCCATAATCAGATATCCAGACAATTTCAAATTATGCAGGAAATTGCAgatgaaaataatatcatctcagATTTCTTCCCCAAATTATAGTGTGTCTGATTatggtttaagttgttgtttgaaCCTCTAATGCCCCTGTAAAATCTTATAATTGACAGGACCAGACAAACCTTGCACTTTCATCATAATATTATACTTTGCGGGCGCAATGGCACCGGCTTTCGTGCACAAATCTAGTACAGCTGGAACACGTCCATAGAAGTCTCTTCCTTCATTCACAAGTACAGGAGGATCATGAGGCCTTCGTCTCCATACAATCTTTGGGGGCACTAAATTATCCACATTAGCTTTCGTCCAAAAATGACCTCCTTTCCAACTCTCATACTTGAACACTCCACAGAGCCTAGCTTCATGGCCAGACGGCCCCACATGAACCTCTGAACAATATTTACAAACTTTTACTGGATATACCAGCAACAATTTCTCCATCCCAGACCTGAGAGTCTCCCAAGCTTCTAAAGTGCTCTTTGCTATTAAAGCAAGATCATTCGGTGACAAAGGCTCGGTACCATCGACATTGCCGTTAGTAGCCTCCAAGTTCCAACTACTTGAATTAAGATTTTCATCGTGAGGATCAGCCCCTGCTTGCCAGCATAGTTCGACAACAGCAGGGATGCGATCAAAGTCAAACCTTTGGTTATGCCTAATAACACTTTGGAACATGTTGTTAAGGTGAAATGTCTCAACAGGAACAAGTATATCATTCAAACCACCTTTGACCCATTCATGAACCCTGTTCTTGGCACGATGCTTGTAACCCCAGCAAGTTGGAATTAAATGTCCCTGTTCACCAATATATATCTCTGGACAAAATCTGTAATTGCACAACATAAGTAGAAAATAACACAGCTATCAACAATTTGAGCTAACAACACCAAGAAGACCACAAGTTGAAGTAAAATACAAGTTGCTTAGTGACCACAGTGGTTCAAAGTCTGTTGCTTAAATATTTATTGACAGTTATTAAATGGTTATAAGCTTAAAAAATGGATAAAGATCAAAAGCTTAAAAGTACTCGAGAAAAATAACTTAATCAATTTATATAGAAATTACtaacttaatcaatttattcCTGCGAGTATAAGTATTTATAATATAACACCATAAGAAGAACACATGTACATAGTTACGAGTTAAGAACACGTATATAGAGTTACAGTAAAGTATAAAAAACAAACACCAAGATTTTATTTGGATAAACAAATTAATAAGCATTTATATAATCAGCTAAGTCTAAGGCATTTTCATAAGCTATCCCAAGTCGTCTCAGAAGTGGTTACATTAATAGGTAAGCTCGAATAAGTCAATTCAAATTTAACTCAAATTTATAACAAAAAGTCACTAATAAAAACAGAAATACAATACTTTTTGGATGAAACAAAAAATAGATGTAATTAAGAATCAAAACTCACTTGCAAGCCATGAGAGGCAATGAATTGAGGAGAGTTGAAACACCATGAACGAGAACATTCCTAGCAAGCAAAACCTCATTGGCAACAGGAACCATGGAACGAACAGGGTAAAGTCTGGAACGTTTCTCAATTCTCTTGAGAATCATGGGTCGAAGTTTCCTCAAGTCCACTTTGGTAGCATAGAATCTGCCGAAGTTCCCAAAGCAATAGCCACCCAATTTTTCGTATAGAAGAAGATCGTTCAAGAACATCTTTCTGAAAGCCATTGAATGATCCTGCAATGAAAAACAGTAGAAAAAATTGAGATGAGGTCATAGGGGCATTTCATCGAACAGATAGATGGCATTGTTAAAAGTGAAGGTAGGTGATTACTAATCACTGATTAGTATTGACCTTGTGAAATGTACAACAGTGCTTGGGGTACGGTGAAGAGGCGCGGCGCGTCTGCAATAATGGTAGTCTGTAGTTGAGAAATGAATTGGAGGGAGGATTGACACAGTGATTAAAACTGGGGAGATGAACACGATCTGATTATTGTTTCTTAGGTTTTTGgagtttttctttattttattttaattaaattaaattattttgatttatagTAAATATATGatagattttattttataatgtcaCTTTTATAAGTAAAATTAGTTTTTTCTTTTGGGACAACTTCTCTATCTATCACAAAAAGTTGGAtagtgtaccttcaaccaatcacatgattccatctaatttaacacatttaattatttattaaaatattataaatatttgttgttttcaaagcattttacaaagAATGTAACCTTATCAACTTTTTAAGtttggtagataagaattcacattTTCTTTTTATTCATTAAATCTATTTATGGGAGACCAAATACTTCAAtaaaccaaaaaataataattttattctaAAAATTTGAGATTTCAATCTCAATAttgttattttagatttttaatcATCTAACTCACTCACTCACTCGCTCACTGAATATGTGGTGTATCTGACATGTTGATGGGttaatatttttggtttttttttaatgtcATGGACAAACATTCTCTTGTTATTTATTGATTCCTTTATTTGTGTAGTTGTTATATTTGTAAAGGATTCACAAGAGGCAACACGAGATTCACCAAGGGCAGACGAATGGCACACCCCACCCAAAGTGGGGTAACTCCCAAAGTGGGGTAACTAGTCGTCCGATTTTCACAACGTACGCCAATTTAACATAATGTGCTCTCATTTATCATAATGTTCATCCATTATATGTGTTATTTGTCTTTTGATCAAACCACTCGTTTTATGGGCTTGTATAAAATTACATGTTGCCTACTCACAAAAAGTGGGGATTGACGTAACATAAATCACTAACGGCATGGAAACTCGTTCAAATAGAAACAATTGTGTTATCCTTAAGAGTATGGGAAATAACAACTCCCCGCTCGTAGGATCCAGACTAAAGCTGTCTCAATAAACACCATAACTACTAGGTTAAAAGAGAAAATTCAATTTACTCGGTAATCACTTATACATAGAGTTTTTACCATCCCTGTATGAGTTTATTCTAACACTACAACAACCCTTAAACCCTCATACAGCCCTACACAATTAGGGATTGTCACTCATTGTACTTTTAGCAAGTACAATTAGGGCCCAGTGTGGGGCCCCGGTAAAGCTTACTTGGGCCACTATTGCATCAGATGATCAAATTGTTATTCACATCTTCAACCCTTATATGTAATATGGTAAACAAGAAGGTAGAAACTCCAACCAATAGTAGTATTGATCggtaaattagcaagtgtactaatttTCTAAAATAGTAATAATGGGAAATCCCAAAATATCGATCTCAAGAACTATGAGATGATATATGGTTCTCATTTTACTTCATTTATACAAAAGTAATTGGGGGTTTTGATTGGTGTTTTATTTCAAAAGAGTAAATAAGAGTATAGCATAGCAATTTAATAGAGTAAAAAATAATATGGGCAAAGCATGCTAGGAATGGGTGTTTGAACCTGAATTATTAACA encodes:
- the LOC131643079 gene encoding APO protein 4, mitochondrial-like, whose amino-acid sequence is MAFRKMFLNDLLLYEKLGGYCFGNFGRFYATKVDLRKLRPMILKRIEKRSRLYPVRSMVPVANEVLLARNVLVHGVSTLLNSLPLMACKFCPEIYIGEQGHLIPTCWGYKHRAKNRVHEWVKGGLNDILVPVETFHLNNMFQSVIRHNQRFDFDRIPAVVELCWQAGADPHDENLNSSSWNLEATNGNVDGTEPLSPNDLALIAKSTLEAWETLRSGMEKLLLVYPVKVCKYCSEVHVGPSGHEARLCGVFKYESWKGGHFWTKANVDNLVPPKIVWRRRPHDPPVLVNEGRDFYGRVPAVLDLCTKAGAIAPAKYNIMMKVQGLSGPVNYKILQGH
- the LOC131643080 gene encoding uncharacterized protein LOC131643080, which codes for MKIVIATRVNQFFIEVGTQETVVEIKRKIEQIHGVPVAYQILTVSGWELVDGLDMEDYPIVTEGTKVDLTIKPGESDTINYNSKMQITIKFPAKRTNIEVDQTDTVHSLKEKIHIIDSAPIKRMSLFFLGKELDDDFRNLNEYGICEFSEIIVFLRTTHRSKEPAARKVSFVVQTSTSLLNAATIPMEMRDISTINDLKQLLLCRKILPVDDYLFIHRQRIMRDSCSLRWHGVENGDYLYVFKGTVSRSA